One genomic segment of Streptococcus salivarius includes these proteins:
- the rnmV gene encoding ribonuclease M5, which translates to MNKIKIQEVIVVEGKDDTANLRRFYEVDTYETRGSAINEDDLERINKLNDLRGVIVFTDPDYNGERIRKIIMEAVPTAKHAFLNRGEATPKSKTKGRSLGVEHASFEDLQKALSGVLGSYDDDNQFDISKSNLMKLGLLMGADSRKRREYLGEALRIGYCNGKQLLKRLELFGITLEELEEAMSNY; encoded by the coding sequence ATGAATAAAATAAAAATTCAAGAAGTCATCGTGGTAGAAGGTAAGGATGATACGGCAAATTTGAGACGTTTTTATGAGGTGGATACCTATGAGACTAGAGGCTCTGCTATCAATGAAGACGACTTAGAGCGTATCAATAAGCTTAATGACTTACGCGGAGTGATTGTTTTCACTGATCCAGACTATAATGGTGAACGTATCCGTAAAATCATCATGGAAGCTGTTCCGACAGCAAAGCATGCTTTCTTAAACCGTGGGGAAGCAACACCAAAATCTAAGACTAAAGGTCGTTCATTGGGTGTTGAGCATGCGAGTTTTGAGGATCTTCAAAAGGCCTTATCTGGAGTTCTAGGTAGTTACGATGATGATAATCAGTTTGATATTAGTAAATCAAATCTTATGAAGTTAGGACTACTAATGGGAGCAGATAGCCGAAAGCGTCGAGAATATTTGGGTGAGGCACTTCGTATTGGTTACTGCAATGGCAAGCAGCTTCTAAAACGTTTGGAATTGTTTGGAATTACTTTAGAGGAGCTGGAAGAGGCTATGTCAAATTACTAG
- a CDS encoding TatD family hydrolase — MIEIFDTHTHLNVDNFAGKEQEEIDFAAELGVIKMNIVGFDKPTIDKSLALSEKYDQLYSTIGWHPTEAGSYSQEIEDMIVSQLDNPKVVALGEIGLDYYWMEDPKEIQIDVFKRQIALSKEYNLPFVVHTRDALEDTYAVIKEVGVGPRGGIMHSYSGSLEMAQKFVDLGMMISFSGVVTFKKALDVQEAAQKLPLDKILVETDAPYLAPVPKRGRENRTGYTRYVVDKIAELRGLTSEEVARATYDNAMRIFGLDE, encoded by the coding sequence ATGATTGAAATTTTTGATACGCATACCCATCTTAATGTGGATAATTTTGCAGGAAAAGAACAAGAAGAAATAGATTTTGCAGCTGAACTAGGTGTTATTAAAATGAATATTGTTGGTTTTGATAAGCCAACAATTGATAAATCTTTAGCACTATCAGAGAAGTATGATCAACTATATAGTACGATTGGATGGCATCCTACGGAAGCAGGGTCCTATTCTCAGGAAATTGAGGATATGATTGTATCACAATTGGATAATCCGAAAGTAGTGGCACTTGGGGAAATCGGTTTGGATTATTATTGGATGGAAGATCCTAAAGAGATTCAGATTGATGTCTTTAAGCGTCAAATAGCTTTGTCAAAGGAATACAATCTACCTTTTGTTGTCCATACACGTGATGCACTTGAGGATACTTACGCTGTTATTAAAGAAGTTGGTGTTGGTCCTCGTGGGGGGATTATGCACTCATACTCAGGATCCTTAGAAATGGCTCAAAAATTTGTTGATCTTGGAATGATGATTTCATTTTCAGGTGTTGTAACTTTTAAGAAGGCTTTGGATGTTCAAGAAGCTGCTCAGAAGTTACCTTTAGATAAGATTCTGGTTGAAACGGATGCACCGTATTTGGCACCTGTTCCCAAACGTGGTCGAGAGAATCGTACAGGCTATACACGTTACGTAGTAGACAAGATTGCTGAGCTTCGTGGCTTAACAAGTGAAGAGGTTGCTAGGGCTACTTATGATAATGCGATGAGGATTTTTGGTCTGGATGAATAA
- a CDS encoding CoA-binding protein — MSYSFQNPSAEVIESYLKSAKTIAIVGLSHRKEAASYQVAHFLQAAGYRIIPVNPKLEGQELLGEHVYAYLKDIPFSIDIVDVFRRSEFLPDVAYDFLETDAKVFWSQIGLENEEAETILRQANRQDIVMNRCTKIEYMRLFV, encoded by the coding sequence ATGTCTTATTCATTTCAAAATCCTAGTGCTGAGGTTATAGAGTCTTATCTAAAATCAGCAAAGACGATTGCAATTGTTGGTTTATCTCATCGTAAGGAGGCAGCATCTTATCAGGTTGCTCATTTTCTACAGGCTGCTGGTTATCGTATCATACCAGTAAATCCTAAACTAGAAGGTCAGGAGCTTCTGGGAGAGCATGTTTATGCTTATCTTAAAGATATTCCATTTTCGATTGATATTGTTGATGTATTTAGACGAAGTGAGTTTTTACCAGATGTTGCTTATGATTTTCTTGAGACAGATGCAAAAGTTTTTTGGAGTCAAATTGGTCTTGAGAATGAGGAAGCTGAGACTATTCTTCGTCAAGCGAATAGACAGGATATTGTAATGAATCGTTGTACAAAGATTGAATATATGCGACTCTTTGTTTAA
- the trxA gene encoding thioredoxin — protein MTQVVIDATFEQETAEGLVLIDFWATWCGPCLMQAPILEQLSEEISEDELKIVKIDVDENPETAQKFGIMSIPTLLFKKDGEVVKQVAGVHTKEQIKAIVAELS, from the coding sequence ATGACACAAGTAGTAATAGATGCTACATTTGAACAAGAAACAGCTGAAGGGCTAGTTTTGATTGATTTTTGGGCAACTTGGTGTGGGCCTTGCTTGATGCAAGCACCAATTCTTGAGCAACTTTCTGAAGAAATTTCAGAAGATGAACTTAAGATTGTTAAAATTGATGTTGACGAGAACCCAGAAACAGCTCAGAAGTTTGGAATTATGTCTATCCCAACTTTACTCTTCAAAAAAGATGGTGAGGTTGTTAAGCAAGTTGCAGGTGTACATACAAAAGAACAAATTAAAGCTATCGTTGCAGAGCTTAGCTAA
- a CDS encoding protein-ADP-ribose hydrolase has translation MDKDAMITYLIGELKKENLELHDLIIPEELEEKQKLLRALFNTRKPMAASTQFLTIQDLYLQVRKGERGFVQLSSLQPIPQDDRIYLWKGDITRLEVDAIVNAANKTLLGCMKPLHDCVDNAIHTYAGVQLRQACFELILEQGYEEPVGMAKITPAYNLPSAFVIHTVGPKIVDQPTQIDEDLLAKSYLSVLALAEKNNIESIAIPCLSTGDFNFPKQKAAKIAIQTVKTFINESSIIKKVIFNVFDDENLAIYQKLLAE, from the coding sequence ATGGATAAAGATGCAATGATTACCTATCTCATAGGTGAACTCAAAAAAGAAAATCTAGAATTACATGATTTGATTATCCCAGAAGAACTCGAGGAAAAGCAAAAGCTTCTCAGAGCCCTCTTTAATACACGTAAACCAATGGCAGCATCAACACAATTCTTGACAATACAAGATCTTTACCTACAAGTTAGGAAAGGGGAACGTGGATTTGTACAACTCAGTTCACTCCAGCCCATCCCTCAAGATGATCGAATCTACCTCTGGAAGGGTGATATTACAAGACTTGAAGTAGATGCAATCGTAAATGCAGCCAATAAAACCTTACTAGGATGTATGAAACCACTCCATGATTGTGTAGATAATGCTATTCATACATATGCAGGTGTTCAGTTACGCCAAGCTTGTTTCGAACTCATCTTAGAACAAGGATATGAAGAACCCGTTGGTATGGCTAAAATCACTCCAGCTTACAACCTTCCTTCTGCTTTTGTCATTCATACAGTAGGTCCGAAAATAGTAGACCAACCGACACAAATTGATGAGGATCTTTTAGCAAAAAGCTATCTCTCAGTATTAGCACTAGCCGAGAAAAATAACATTGAATCAATTGCTATTCCATGTCTATCAACTGGGGATTTCAATTTTCCAAAACAAAAAGCTGCCAAAATCGCCATTCAAACAGTCAAAACCTTTATTAATGAGTCAAGTATAATAAAAAAAGTCATATTTAACGTATTTGATGATGAAAATTTAGCAATTTATCAAAAACTCCTTGCTGAATAA
- a CDS encoding IS1182-like element ISSth2 family transposase encodes MFHKENPEYNRRQVGFYTLDELVPKDHFLRKVEETIDFSFIYDLVEDSYSSDNGRPSLDPVLLVKIPLIQCFYGIRSMRQTIKDIEVNTAYRWFLGLSLDDKVPHFTTYGKNYSRRFENKEVLAHIFSHVLHHVLEAGLIDPSEIFIDGTHIKAAANNHKYKTVVIDQKAKFMSEQLEIEINLDRKKHAKKFLKPAKKGEAKPKKQSTTDPDSGWFHKGEHKEVFAYNAQVACDKHGWALAYTVEAGNIHDSQAFSALFVKLEPFSPEFIIADSGYKTPSIAKFLLEKGITPVFPYTRPRGKKDFLRPKDFVYDEHFDCYLCPENQVLTYRTTTREGYREYKSNPKICKTCPLLAICTESRQNQKVVVRHIWKDALEVCEDIRHQSGMKERYQHRKETIERLFGTAKEYHNLRYTREKGKSKMEDKVGLTLACLNIKKLVKMMTGKTYNFTQISQYYWIIGELGKNIKKTNIKNDVCLHSERRKSK; translated from the coding sequence ATGTTTCACAAAGAAAATCCTGAATACAATCGACGTCAAGTAGGATTCTATACGCTTGATGAACTTGTGCCTAAAGACCATTTTCTAAGAAAAGTCGAGGAAACGATTGATTTCTCTTTTATTTATGATCTTGTCGAAGATAGTTATTCCTCGGATAATGGTCGCCCTAGTCTAGACCCTGTTTTATTAGTTAAAATTCCGTTGATTCAATGTTTTTATGGCATTCGTTCTATGCGCCAAACCATTAAAGATATTGAGGTGAATACGGCTTACCGTTGGTTTCTTGGCTTATCTCTGGACGATAAGGTGCCTCATTTTACAACTTACGGTAAGAACTATAGCCGACGCTTTGAAAACAAGGAAGTGTTAGCACACATTTTTAGTCATGTGCTTCATCATGTTTTGGAAGCAGGGCTCATTGATCCCTCAGAAATCTTCATTGATGGGACCCATATCAAGGCAGCTGCTAATAATCATAAGTACAAAACTGTTGTTATTGATCAAAAAGCTAAATTCATGAGTGAACAACTGGAGATTGAGATTAATTTAGATAGGAAAAAACACGCAAAAAAGTTCTTAAAGCCCGCCAAAAAAGGCGAGGCTAAACCTAAGAAACAATCAACGACGGACCCAGACAGTGGTTGGTTTCATAAGGGAGAACATAAGGAGGTCTTCGCTTACAATGCTCAAGTAGCTTGTGATAAACACGGCTGGGCTTTAGCTTATACGGTTGAAGCAGGAAACATCCATGATAGTCAGGCTTTCTCTGCTCTTTTTGTCAAACTAGAACCATTCTCACCTGAATTCATTATTGCGGATTCAGGCTATAAAACACCTAGTATTGCCAAGTTTCTTCTAGAAAAAGGGATTACACCAGTTTTCCCTTACACTAGACCAAGAGGTAAGAAAGATTTTTTACGTCCAAAAGACTTTGTCTATGACGAGCATTTTGATTGTTATCTTTGTCCTGAGAACCAGGTGTTAACTTATCGTACAACTACACGTGAAGGTTATCGAGAGTATAAAAGTAATCCTAAAATTTGTAAGACCTGTCCCTTGTTAGCTATTTGTACAGAAAGTCGCCAGAACCAAAAAGTTGTTGTGCGTCATATTTGGAAAGATGCCCTAGAAGTCTGTGAAGATATTCGCCATCAAAGTGGTATGAAAGAACGGTATCAACACCGGAAAGAAACGATAGAACGGTTATTCGGAACAGCTAAAGAATATCATAACTTACGTTATACCAGAGAAAAAGGAAAGTCCAAAATGGAGGATAAGGTTGGGCTTACTTTAGCGTGTCTAAATATCAAAAAATTGGTAAAAATGATGACAGGAAAGACCTATAATTTTACCCAAATATCTCAATATTATTGGATTATAGGAGAATTAGGTAAGAATATAAAAAAGACAAACATCAAAAACGATGTTTGTCTTCATTCTGAAAGAAGAAAATCAAAATGA
- a CDS encoding acyl-CoA thioesterase: MFICKHEVQYYETDRMGITHHSNYVRWMEEARTFFLREIGWAYEKIEEEGIISPVTSISCDYKATSTFADVISIEINVKSVKSAKLSFVYHMVNQNGVLVCTAASEHSFLSKNGGFVNLKRDYPSFFNLLKEHSVMQ; the protein is encoded by the coding sequence ATGTTTATTTGTAAACACGAGGTCCAGTATTATGAAACAGATCGAATGGGTATTACTCATCATTCCAATTATGTACGATGGATGGAAGAGGCTAGAACTTTTTTTCTAAGAGAGATAGGTTGGGCTTATGAAAAAATTGAAGAGGAGGGAATTATCTCTCCTGTTACTTCAATTTCCTGTGACTATAAAGCTACTTCTACTTTTGCAGATGTGATTTCTATTGAGATTAATGTTAAAAGTGTTAAATCTGCTAAACTTTCTTTTGTATACCATATGGTAAATCAGAATGGTGTTCTTGTTTGTACAGCTGCTTCTGAACATAGTTTCTTGTCTAAGAATGGTGGTTTTGTTAATCTTAAAAGAGATTATCCCTCATTTTTTAATCTTTTAAAAGAGCATTCAGTTATGCAATAA
- the traF gene encoding conjugal transfer protein TraF gives MSNFASAFTPISISTVKDKISSTDKFILFIGRPSCPYCQLFEPKLSNVACNSNLTIFYINSENSEELEDIQALRKRYGIATVPALFVSENGTAKVVCDSSLSEDDILDFIS, from the coding sequence ATGTCGAATTTTGCGTCAGCGTTTACACCTATTTCTATTTCTACTGTTAAAGATAAAATTTCTTCTACAGATAAGTTTATTTTATTTATTGGCCGTCCTTCCTGTCCATATTGTCAACTTTTTGAACCTAAATTATCAAATGTTGCTTGTAATTCAAATCTTACTATTTTCTATATTAATAGTGAAAATAGTGAAGAACTTGAAGATATCCAAGCTTTACGTAAAAGATATGGTATTGCTACCGTTCCAGCCCTATTTGTTTCAGAAAATGGAACTGCTAAGGTTGTTTGCGACTCTTCTCTTTCTGAGGATGACATTTTAGATTTTATTTCTTAA